A single genomic interval of Mycolicibacterium holsaticum DSM 44478 = JCM 12374 harbors:
- a CDS encoding IclR family transcriptional regulator produces the protein MRQDSGIGVLDKAVGVLHAVAESPCGLAELCERTALPRATAHRLAAGLETHRLLTRNGDGRWRLGPALTELAGKVNDPLLAAGAVVLPRLREITGESVQLYRREGTTRICIAALEPPAGLRDTVPVGTRLPMTAGSGAKVLLAHADAATQLAVLPTAKFTDRTLAEVRKRGWAQSAAEREPGVASVSAPVRDGHGTVVAAVSVSGPIDRMGRRPGARWAADLLAAAEALNRRL, from the coding sequence ATGAGACAGGATAGCGGCATCGGGGTGCTCGACAAAGCGGTGGGCGTACTGCATGCGGTGGCCGAGTCACCTTGCGGGCTCGCCGAACTGTGCGAGCGCACAGCGCTGCCCCGCGCCACCGCGCACCGATTGGCCGCGGGTCTGGAAACTCATCGACTGCTCACCCGTAACGGCGACGGTCGGTGGCGGCTGGGTCCTGCGTTGACCGAACTGGCCGGCAAGGTCAACGATCCGCTGTTGGCTGCGGGCGCGGTGGTATTGCCGCGACTGCGCGAGATCACCGGCGAGAGCGTGCAACTCTACCGCCGGGAAGGCACCACACGGATTTGCATCGCGGCCTTGGAACCGCCTGCCGGGCTTCGCGATACGGTGCCGGTCGGTACGCGGCTGCCGATGACGGCCGGCTCTGGGGCCAAGGTGCTGTTGGCCCACGCGGACGCGGCCACACAGCTGGCGGTGCTTCCCACCGCCAAGTTCACCGATCGGACGCTGGCCGAGGTACGCAAGCGCGGCTGGGCCCAAAGCGCCGCCGAACGCGAGCCCGGGGTGGCCAGTGTGTCGGCTCCGGTGCGCGATGGGCACGGCACGGTGGTCGCGGCGGTGTCGGTGTCGGGGCCCATCGACCGGATGGGCCGGCGGCCGGGTGCACGCTGGGCCGCTGATCTGCTGGCCGCCGCGGAGGCGCTCAACCGGCGGCTGTGA